taataatataaatttaaatgccactaaatcaattcaaatacgCCAAGGAAAGATTTGAAGTAGACGACAAGACAATGTTCCCGGgaagtaatatatattatatttatatatatatatatatattataaattctgACATCATCATTTACCCCACGTAATGCTTCTTGGATCTCGATATCCTCCCATGTGCTTGCTTACAAACACACCCACGATTTCTTAATctaatcaaattactttttttttttttttataccggTAACATGttactattatataattttaatatataactggatgaatgaataatatattattaataattttaaaattagattaaattattaaattaaatcaataaaatcataagttaatctataatttatttcaatttataataatttaatctaatctatataaaaatattgatttttttaatcttttgtatagagtatcaattatttaattaaaatatttgaaattatattttatacattttatatttaaagaaatgataaatatattatatgatttaagaaatatataataatttgataataaattaaattaattaattgtcacATTGAACCGATCAACTCATGAACCAATAAGATGATTGGTATGGGTTTTAAAACATtgtgtatcattatgtgattgatgattactttacttttaattcaaaattatttaatcatataatgatatattatatgtatatttattttgtgtacttaaaatacgtacacataattttattattttaatatatacatttagAGATTACTTAATCAACAGTTATTAgcacaaaatcatatatatgattGTATTGCAAGTAACCAACAACGAGATCCTCCTTTCAAACCTAACTTGCAACACTTTTTACTCAAAGGGGAGCTTGAACATAATCTTCGATTTAAGTAATTACAAAGACAATTTAAGGGTGATTACTGGTTTCTtagaatttgttttatatattgattatcaaaattatgagtttagtttgaatttctaATGGGAAATGTGAGATAGGGTTAAAGCTATACTTAGTAAACAAGTTAGCTAGGTCGAGTTAAAAATAAATCGACTTATGCaggtaaaaaatatttaaactgtAATACTCTTAAACAAATCTTGCATTGATAAAGTATGAAAGAGATATTGGATCTATTTGTACTTTATCTGTTCATCCTATAATGTttagaaatgagaaaatttaattagttaaatagtctataaattttttaagctgttaaaatatgttttggattgtaaaactcagaaacaaaactatgataaattgtgtatccaaaatgaataatatattgacaataaattgaattattaaactAGAGATATTACCCAAACATGTACTCAACTCTAGAGGCATGGGTAGACTCGTATATACCCATGAACTTCTTTTTAGAATTAGGCTATTTTATGATAGTTTTAGCACTGAAATTGCCAAGAATCACTCCCCTAAGGTACATAATTTTCAAACCTAACTTGTTAAGAAAAGCCATCAAGGGACTTCTTGAAGACGTTTCATCAAACATGTGACAAGTAATTTGCAAACTTTTAGCAATCAACGCGAGTCCAGGGAATGGCAAAGAACTGCTGCTTTTTCTagctttatttcaaatttaacacTAACTGACAATGGAAAGCAAACATATCACCATGGTGTCACTAGATGAAATAATGCGTGCCAATTTCTCAAATTCAATATTGGTCATTGTTCCTCATTCAAATTTGCTCCTGTCTAACCTCTAAAGGACAAAAACAACACAGCAGAGAAGGTAATATTACAAACTGCTCTGTGGAAGATCTCCTTTACCAGTTATGGTTCCTTTAATGAAGGTGTCAAGTTCCTTGTCTCCTCAAGTTGTGATTTTGTCATAAACTTTAGTAGAGGTGGCAAAGCTTATTACCCTTAGAGGacgtttagtttggataatattttattatcaaaattaaaatattactttgaaggtggattatttaaaaaattattaagcataaatgattactatgtttgataaaatttaataagtataaataattattatattaagatagaggtaataaaaaaatattcttatattattttatttaaatattttttagcataattattctaaaatattttttatattacttattatatgaattgaaaataaagttatttttgtcctaaaaaattaataaacaataatataattatagtaaaatcaagattatcttgataatattttaatacctataGTGAatgtagtaatcagattaccacttacattctttatcacattatcattagtaatagaagattactgtaatattttattattaataaattaaataatataatataaataacaaaaaataaattattaaggtaatatttatttattgagaaCCAAATGACCtctcatcctttttttttatgtggGCACCTACTGGTGACCTATGCAGTGTCCATCGTTAAACCTAGTCAATATCTCAAAATGATGAATGCTCGTGTCTTATTTTTTTACCAAGGAAGCAAGTTGTGGCTAGGATGGAAAATGCACTCATAAATGGagacacaattttattaaacgcTTGTTTCATTTAGGTTGAATGATTGCTTCTCacacccaaactttgataaactgataattttttattttttaagtttaaaaagtttatttgtcTTCTTATTATcacttttgttaataaaaaccaactaactttattataaattattagtatatcatttttcagtaaaattatgaaactacGATGAAAAGTAATTACTTCCCTGAAGGTTAGAACCAACTCTCTTTCctcctctctctttctttttttgtcttctCTCTTTCTTAATCTATtccacattttctttttctatcgTCTTCCAGGAGGACTAAATATGAGTTTATCGATAGATTCTTCATTTTTGTTGATATGAGGAATTTATCGACAACatctttaaacaaaacaaataaattatcaataaattgaaaacacaattatttatcctaaatcacaaaaatgaaatagaatttttggttaaaaaaaagtgACTTATGGATTCATCTAAGACAAGAAATTGATGGAACCAATGATAGCCAAATTGAAACACTGTCTCCAACAGAATACCTTTCAATAAGAATATGTATTCGAATAGACGTGTTAGTTAACTTTCACTTGAAAATCAtgtatttaaataaagatacaACGGAAGTAACTCATAATAAATACTTGATTGAACAATGATTAAAACTTCATAAATGAAGTGTGTAAAAGATGttaatacacaaaattaaaactatgttttcttagataaaataaatgtgCAAATACATCAAAAGCAACAATATATGCATAATCGAAGCATAAAAGTCAACCCCTTCTTATGCCATCTTCCTCACTAACTCTCGCTTCTTCTACAACCTCACATAAATCATTTCCTACATGCAAAACAATCACAAGGAATGAATGAATGTTAAACATTAAGTAAGTAGTGGTACGATATCTTAAATTGCACACAACTCAACATTCAAAGtttcttattgatttttttacatTAACTCGCATATTCTTGCACTCAGCTAAAGTCATTATAGCTCCTCTCTTATCCCTTCTCACTATGATAAATACaccaaaacttattttttactCCGCATGAGAACATGACTATTCATTTACTATCTCAAGCACATTCACTTTGCTTTGTTAGTCAGACTATGCTGCAAATGTGTAAACACATTGACTACATAAGCAAATAAGTCGTAGTCCCTATTTCCATGAACACAATTATCATAAACTGCTAAATTCATCCGAAGGTAGTCTTCACCATGGGTGTGTGCTTGAAGCATCTCACTAGTCACATAATGAATAAACTCACATAGTCCCCTATTTCATGCACACAAAGTATGTGGATTGCTCGATTAATACCCTACTATGGATGTCTTTATATCAAGCGTGTAAATGAAATATCTCAAAAGTGCCACCTTGATGCTTTTACATTTGGGTTCTTTAGCCAAAAATTACACAATGTTAACTTATGAACCCATGCCACATATCCCACAACATTAAAAGATCACATAGTAGTAGCACCTTTCCTTAATCTTATGCCACGTATCACATAATAATGACACCTCAACTTaattttgtatcatatattacaCAATAGTTGTTTTCATCTCACATCTCCTGCCAAATATCACATAACATTAGCATGATTTATTACTTCTTCAAGCCACAAATTACTCAATAATTACTCACTCGTTTTTTCATTCTTACCACATATCACACTATTAGTGGCCTATTACTAAAAACACTCTAATGATTAAAGTGATCTTAGAGAGGGGTGAATATGATCTTCTAAATATTGATAtcacaaattataaattaaaaacaacaacaaataaatgagcaaaaattaaagagaatgGTTAGAATATGCTTAATGTTTATAATGGTTTGAAACCTTTTCTTTTACGCCTCGCCCATCCATTTTGTCAAAcaacttaaattttcaatagAATCAATGAAGTCTTTACACTAGTTTATCCAAGATTTTgttcaaaatatattagttgaattgaaattttatccACAATGATTTGAAAGTATAAGTTTTGAATGTAAAATGCATCTACAAGGTTAACTACACAAATTTAGTACAAATATTTTCTCAAGGATATGAATATAAGTTTAgtgagagaagaagagaaagtttTTCTTAGAGATGATGAGCATAGATTGATATAATATGGTCTCTAACCTTTTTCAACTTGAAATAACTTCAATTTATTGGTAAATTTAATGATATTGGAAACATTGAAAGAGTCATTGAATTGAGATTTGTATCCgttaacatttgaaaatgatagaTTTATCTTGAAATATGATGATGTATGGGCGTTTGTGCTTGACTAGAAAATTCGTTTTTTAGACTACATCAACCTCTATCAGAGCTTCTAATAGttgaatttgtttttgtgtCAAACGTTTACATAAGTGTGTATTTCCTATGCAATACCCTTTTTCAAATGCATACTCTTAGGTAGAATATAAACCTAAAGAGACATGGAAGCTTTGGACTTTTACTCAGGCATACAATGAAATTTAAGGCATGCTTAACACTTAGTATCTCATAGGATGCAAAAAGGAGTATAAACATTTTTACTGGACAACATCAAtctcatataataaataaaatcatccaCAAAACCATAGTCTCTGAAATCCGACCCATAAAATGAAATGTGCATAGACAAGTACAAGTCTTAAACTAAAAATCAATACAAGCTCAACATAACACaaaaaactaaattaccccTCCGCCTCATGCAACTCTACAAGTTGGACCATTAGCTCCCCTCTCGCATATATTGTaccaagtaataaaaaatacattttacctattaaaactaacatatgattttaatgaataggtgataatgaattttttaaacttaaaagtgaGAAATTGTTGTTTCATAAAAGCTcgtgtgggaaatagtcattcggcCTTTCATTTGCTAAATCcccacacacacatatatgtgtgtgcatgcatacatgtatgtatgtatgtgtccctcttttttaaaaaaaataatcgaCAGAATTTAAAACTACTGTCTACCATGACACCATTGTATTGATTAGGCACATAAACTAAATGATGTGTTGACAAACATGAGAATTCTCATGTAATATGTAATATTTAACATTAACTTGGTTGGGTAGGtcaaaatgtaattaaattgtCAATGACTACAAAAAATAGGTTGATAGGGTGTTAATAGGGTACAAGAATATGTTGATAAAGCACATGGGGAGAGGAAAGACGACATCTTGGCAGTACGATTTGGACTAATTTAAGAATCAAAGttaccataattttttatgaccTTATATACATTAAATTTGAGGCACTCTTCTCATTCATTACCTAAGTGCAGACACAATGAAATGTTTAATAGGACTGCCATTTTTTTATGGGCCATGATTAGACCATTAAGAGTCCGTTCATGTCGATCTTCTTCCTTTGCAATCACTTCAGCTGTCTGATACATAGGTTTGTAATGGGTTAATCGTTCTAGGCCAGTATGCTTGGGCCTTCTGGCCCAACAACCTCCGATCGGCCAGTTGAAGGGATGCTGAAATTAtctcataataaatatatatattttttaaatgtgcatattaaaagaaaaaaaaaaacaaagggaCACCAAGGATCAACTAAGTTCGATCTAACAGGAGGAAAGCAAGCAAAACATTACAAATAGACAAAGCCCacaagaaacaaataaattaactcATCTTTTTTCGAAAACCTATCATAGGATATATCATGATAGAATTCAAGAGGAGACACAAAATTAACCTATACAAACTAGTATTAACAAGTATTCGAGAATGCAGACCTGACCACAAATCAAACACCACAGAAAATTTACCAtccatataaaacaaaaaaactcagCAACCAACATATTTATAACTTATAATATCACTATAATTTTAATGCATTGTCATGTAAATTAacggtaattaattaaaataactcaTTTGAAAGGGGTGTATATGGAATTGACCAACACTCCAAGAGAGTATACCTTTGCGGCCAATGTTTAGATGaaattactatattttataaacttgtTTTGACCTAGTTAATATCAAAACTCACATAGACCTGCATATCGAACATTCCTTCATACATGCCAATTTTTAACCGTTGAtcttaagtttttcatttttcatacaAAAAATGGGTAATAAccattttcaccattttcaatTTGTCGCAACGTAATAACCAAATTCATACCTTGTAAGTCAAGGTGGGTTGAATTCTCACCATTTTCAATTTGTCGCCAACGTAATCCAATATTTTAATGAATCATTAGACTTTAGTAACAAACGAGGTAAATGGGACAGAAAATAAGGCTAATAGGCCtagttttttctttaacatataataaaatagagAAACCCAACCTAGCCCATTACAagatattaagatttttaaaaacccaaaaatatttgCTTATGTACATACACATGGATATACACATGCCAATGGTTAATAATGCATAATTCCAATTTCCAATCACCTCCATCCAATGTCCCTAAACCTATATAACCTGTATTTCCAATACTACCCTCCGATCAGCTAGTCCACCCCGCACGGGCACACTCATAGACTTTCGTCTCGTGTTACCGTACAAGGCTACCTACACTACCAATTCTATCAAATCTGGGTCCCACGACACCCTGTTTACCACCAATTCTATCAAATTTGGGTCCCACGACACCCCATTTACCCGGTCCCACTTTAAAAAGGCTTCTGAAGGTACATGAACATATCCTGCAACGGCGACAGCTGATTGCTGCTTTGAAACTGAGAATTGAAGCTCAAGTCCATATTGGCGTCTAGGTAATTATAAGGAAATCCAAGGTTATTGTTGTCCCAAGGTTGTATTTTCGGCTCGCTCTCCACCTCGGATATGAATTCCGGTGATACCACTTGCTCCGAACAGCTCGAGTCCGTGTGTAATTTCGGCATTGAATCCGACGTGTCTAAGTACATATAATCGTTAACCGTTCCGGTCGCTGTCGTCGCCGGATTGGGGGGAAGTGCTGATTTGTTCACGCCATTTGAAATTATATCCGGTTTCCTATCCTCCTCCATCACCGGTGAATTCATTTTCCGGTCGACTGCTTGATTTTGCTGCTTCTCGACGCTTCCTTTCTTGTTGTATATGCGACACAGGACCCAGTCATCCAGCTGCCAGAATATAATCAGAACCGTTAAATTTAATCCATCACATAAACGTTGATTGTTATGTCAGACTCATGACCAAATAATCAGAGTTCTGTCTATCTCTATCCTGTGAGCCCACATGAAGTGATAAGAAGGAATATTTTCCTTAACtggaaaataataattgaagCGATTGGCTACAGCGACAAGGCGTTTTTATCGTAACCATGTGAATGACGTTAAATGTCCGATTAGGTAAATCTCAATTATCAAATGTACCAATCCGGTAGACCAAACGGCATCACAGCCGTTAAAAATTTGCGCGTGGGTCCCAAGTTGTGTCCGTATtgtaaacatttaattttaacagattgaaaattttagaaaaattgatAGGTAAAAGTCAAAAGGCCTCCACGTTGAGGTCAGAAAAATCATACTGTAAAATCTCCATTTTTATACTCAAAAGTAGCAGAAAGAGAATGGTACGGTGCAATACCCTTAAGCTGTTCTTCTTACGAGCCGTCCGATCCACGTCGGCTAATCGATACTCGTGCATAATCCAGTTGGTTTTCTCCCCTTTAGGAGCTTTTCCTGCGTAAAACACCAAAGCCTTCTTAATTCCGACGGGTTTTGGCTGTCCAATCGGCTTATCGGCTCCAGTCGCCTTCCAGTACCCGCTTCCCGCTGCTCGGTTAGGCCTTGAACCGTTCGGGTACTTCCTGTCCCTCGGCGAAAAAAAGTACCACTCCTTTTCTCCGTATAAGGCCAAATCTACAAATTGAAAAACCACGGAAAtgattaaaaattcaaatacataaataaaaataaatccatgatcttaattttattaaaattcataataccTGGGAGGTCCCAAGGGTCGAATTTGTAAAGATCGATTTCAGCGATAATCGGAACAGCTATCGACTGCGACAAACATTTCCGGCATAAGTAGTGCATCACGAGCTCCTCATCCGTCGGATGAAATCTGAAACCAGGAGGCAATTGTAACTCGGTCGACATTTTCACTtctgactattttacccttcctTTCTGTGCTGTAGCTCACCACGATTTCCTGATCTAGCCGCTCTAACTCCCAATACAATGACGGCGCTTGAAACTTTTAACGCAATGGAGATTACTCAATATATAGACGAAGATGAGGACACGTGGCGAGAAGAGAAAGAAGTTAATTCTAGAATCCACGTGGGCGATATTTTGCTTGGGGCTTTATTAGGGAAGGCATTTACAGCAGCCGGACACGTGTCAACAGATAAAGCAGTGTTGGTGCGTGCCGAAAGCCACATGTGGTTGATTTTGTCATTGCTTACGCAAATTGTTTTGGACGGGTGTAGTAGGACTTTGTCGGTTCGTAGAAAACTCGCTTCGGGATCGGCGTGGGGTCGCGGGTTTGTTTTTCCagcctttttttaaatatatttttatcggcttatttatttattttaaatcagtTAACCGATAGTTCAACGGTGGATAAGAAGAACACGTCATCCTACAGTGCGGCTGAGAGAGTCAGCTTGGAGTGATTTGTAATCTAAATTAAGTCTGGCTGATAAAGATgtcgattaaaattaatttcagagaaattaaaaatttatcaattgaTTTAATGTAACAAAACTGGAAAGGTTTATCGTTGAAGTTTGAACGTTGAATT
This is a stretch of genomic DNA from Mangifera indica cultivar Alphonso chromosome 11, CATAS_Mindica_2.1, whole genome shotgun sequence. It encodes these proteins:
- the LOC123229951 gene encoding NAC domain-containing protein 2-like, coding for MSTELQLPPGFRFHPTDEELVMHYLCRKCLSQSIAVPIIAEIDLYKFDPWDLPDLALYGEKEWYFFSPRDRKYPNGSRPNRAAGSGYWKATGADKPIGQPKPVGIKKALVFYAGKAPKGEKTNWIMHEYRLADVDRTARKKNSLRLDDWVLCRIYNKKGSVEKQQNQAVDRKMNSPVMEEDRKPDIISNGVNKSALPPNPATTATGTVNDYMYLDTSDSMPKLHTDSSCSEQVVSPEFISEVESEPKIQPWDNNNLGFPYNYLDANMDLSFNSQFQSSNQLSPLQDMFMYLQKPF